In Monodelphis domestica isolate mMonDom1 chromosome 3, mMonDom1.pri, whole genome shotgun sequence, the following proteins share a genomic window:
- the LOC100618441 gene encoding olfactory receptor 7D4: protein MGPRNQTYVSEFLLLRFSETAEQQMPLFGLFLGMYMVTVVGNLLIMLAIGSDAHLHTPMYFFLSNLSFVDFCLVSTTVPKMLANILTQNKAISYAGCLAQMNFFLVFAFLDNFLLTVMAYDRFVAICHPLHYVTMMSPRFCGLLVLISWSISLLNSTLHTSMMMRLTFCSQHELPHFFCDISQVMKLSCSDTLINNILVYFVTCLLAILPLTGILFSYSQICSSLLRVPSLGGKYKAFSTCGSHLCVVSLFYGTGLGVYLSSAAVHSSWKIPVASVMYSVVTPMLNPFIYSMRNKDIKDALRRLISRASSSLLLDTSN, encoded by the exons ATGGGACCAAGAAACCAAACGTATGTGTCAGAATTCCTCCTCCTGCGATTTTCTGAGACTGCAGAGCAGCAGATGCCCCTCTTTGGGCTCTTCCTGGGCATGTACATGGTCACTGTGGTTGGGAACCTTCTCATCATGCTGGCCATTGGCTCAGATGCCCACCTCCACACCCCAATGTACTTCTTCCTCTCTAATCTGTCCTTTGTTGATTTTTGTCTAGTATCCACTACAGTGCCCAAGATGCTGGCGAACATCCTAACACAAAATAAGGCTATATCCTATGCTGGATGCCTTGCCCAAATGAATTTCTTcttggtttttgcttttttagaCAATTTTCTTCTCACTGTAATGGCTTATGACCGTTTTGTGGCCATCTGTCACCCTCTGCACTATGTCACTATGATGAGTCCACGGTTTTGTGGCCTGTTAGTACTGATCTCATGGAGTATCAGTCTTCTAAACTCCACTCTCCACACTTCAATGATGATGAGGCTGACGTTCTGTTCACAACATGAACTTCCCCATTTTTTCTGTGATATTAGTCAGGTTATGAAGCTTTCTTGTTCTGATACCCTCATCAATAATATCTTAGTGTATTTTGTAACTTGTCTGCTGGCTATTCTCCCCCTCACAGGCATTCTTTTCTCTTATAGTCAGATCTGTTCTTCCTTACTGAGAGTCCCATCACTTGGGGGGAAGTATAAAGCCTTTTCTACCTGTGGGTCTCACCTCTGTGTGGTTTCATTATTCTATGGCACAGGGCTGGGAGTATATCTGAGCTCTGCAGCTGTCCACTCTTCCTGGAAGATCCCAGTTGCCTCAGTGATGTATTCTGTGGTCACCCCCATGTTGAACCCCTTCATCTACAGCATGAGAAACAAGGACATAAAAGATGCCCTGAGGAGACTTATTAGCAGAGC ATCTTCCAGCCTTCTATTGGACACTTCAAACTAG